A stretch of DNA from Armatimonadota bacterium:
ACGAGTCATATCTGTCCTATACGACCCACGGGACCGATATGACTTAAGCGTTGACCGCCTGCCCCCTCATCGCGCGGATGCGCTTCGTGAGCATTGGCACGATCTCGAGGCAGTCGCCCACGAATCCGAAGCTCGCCACCTGGAAGATCGGCGCGTTCGGGTCCTTGTTGATCGCAATGATCGTGTCCGACGACGACATCCCCGCCAGATGCTGGACCGCCCCGCTGATTCCGCAGGCGATATAGAGCTTCGGGCATACCGTCTTGCCGGTCTGGCCGACCTGGTGGCAGTACGGAATCCATCCCGCGTCCACCGCCGCGCGGCTCGCGCCGACCGCCGCCCCGAGTTCGTTCGCCAGTTCGTTGAGCAGCGCGAAGTTCGACGGGTCCTGGATCCCCCGGCCGCCCGAGACGATGATGTCCGCCTCGACGATGTTCACCGCGCACTCGATCTCCTCGATGAAGTCGAGTATCTCGCTTCTCGAACTGAAGAGCTGAGGCTTGGCATTCAGCTTGACGACCTCGGCGCGCGCTCCGTTCTCGCGCTTGGGGCTCGTCGGGAAGACCTTGTGCCGGACGGTCGCCATCTGCGGGCGAGTATACGGGCACAGGATCGTCGCCATGACGTTCCCGCCGAAAGCAGGGCGCGTCTGGTAGAGCAGCCCGTCATCCTTGCCGATCGCCAGACCGGTGCAGTCGGCGGTCAGGCCGGTGTAGAGCCGGATCGCCACCTGCGACATGAACGAGCGGCCCTGAGTCGTCGCGCCGGCGAGCATGATCTCCGGCTTCATCTGGCGCACGAGGTCCGAGAGCACGCGGGAGTACCGCTCGCCGTCGTAGTCGGCAAGCTCGGGGGCTTCGTAGAGGAAGACCTTGTCTACCGGGTACTCGGCGAGTTCTGCCGCGGCCTTCTCGAGATTGTTCCCCAGCACCACGACGCAGAGGTCGGAGCCGCGATCGTCCGCGAGCTGGCGGCCCGCGCCGATCAACTCATGAACTACCGGCGCGATGTGGCCCTTGAACTGCTCGCCGTAGACCCAGACGTCCTTGTACTGGCTGAGGTCTTCCTTCGGCTGCTTGTCTATCTCAATGGCGATCGCCTTGAACCGGCATGCCGTGACGCACGAACTGCAGTAGTTGCACAGCTCGATGTCAATGATCGCCATCTTGTTGCTTACTTCGATCGCCGCCACCGGGCACGATTTCACGCACAGGCCGCAGCCGTTGCACTTATCTTCAATGACTCGGATTGACATCTAGACTATCTCCAACTCCTTCAACAGCCCCGCGAGCTTCTCGGCCAACTCGGCCGGCTCGCCTTCCCACTTCTCTCCGCCCTCGCGGTGCGGCGGGCTGAACACCTTCACGACCTGAGTCGGCGATCCCTGCAGCCCGAGCTTCTCCGCCGGGGCCTCGATGTCGGCCGCCGTCCACACGGGAATCTCCGCCTTCTTCGCGTTCATCTTGCCCCGCAGGGAGGGTGTTCTCGGCTCGTTGATCTCCTTGACGACGGTCAGCACGACGGGCATCTTGACGGAGCAGACCTCGTAGCCCTGCTCGACGAGCCGCTTGACCGTGATCTTTTTCGCGTCGAGTTCCTCGATCTTCGAGACGTACGTCGCCTGCGCGTAGTCCATGTGGACCGCGATCCCCGGGCCGACCTGGCCAGTGTCGCCGTCAATCGCCTGCATCCCGCAGAGGACGAGGTTCGGCTCGAGCTTGTTAAGCGCCATGGCCAGAGCGTATGACGTCGCCCAGGTGTCCGCGCCGGCGAATGCCCGGTCGGAGAGCAGGATCGCTTCATCCGCGCCGAGGCCGATCGCCTCGCGGAGCGCGGCCTCGGCCTGGGGTGGGCCCATGCTGATGACGGTCACCGTGGCCTCATCGCCCTTCTCCTGGAAGCGTTCCTTGACGCGGACGGCCTCCTCGAGGGCATAGAGGTCGAAGGGATTGACCTGCGATTCTACTCCCTCGCGGACGAGGGTATTGGTCTCCGGGTCGATCTTTACTTCAGTCGTCGCCGGGACCTGTTTGATGCACACGCAAATCTTGAACATGACTAACCTATGGAATGTTGGAGTGCCGGAGCAGTGGGGCATCGGACCCTGTCTCTCCGAGGGGCTATTCTACAGGATGGAGAGCGCCTTGGTCAAATGACTGAGCTACCCCACCTTCCCCGGCCAGAAGTCGTAGGTAGGGATGCCGAGGATGATTCCGATGATCGTCCAGAGCGAGCCGATCGCGATCTCGCCGAGGATGAGGCCGAAGACGAAGGGGAGCGCCTGGCGGTAGCTTCGCAGCCCGCCGAACCGCAGGACGAGGAACTTCGCGGTGCTCCCGATGAAGATCGGCAGCCAGATCTGCGCTATCCCCCAGCAAGGTGCCAGCGCGTATGCCAGCGGGTGGAACGGGAACGCGATGAACCGCAGGCGCATCCATCCCAACGCCATCGAGACGGCGAATCCCACTCCGACGAACGCCACCCCCAGCAGGTTCGCAGGCTGAGGTTGCTTCAGCCACCCCGCAAGCTGGTTCCAAGTCTGGTTTCCGTGAAGCAGTCCGTACAACTCGACGTTCGCGGTGGCCGCCCCGTTGTGGTAGTACATCTGCAGAAGCTGCCAGAAGCCGAGCGGCATCGCGAGGACCCCGGCGATCATCAGTGCGACGAACATCCGCCGCGCGCCCATCCCCGCGCGTTCCGAGAGCTTGAGCGCCTCCGCCTGATGCGGCGCGAGGTGGCTCCCGTAGCTCTTGTTGAACCAGGTGAACATCGCGAACCCCACCAGGTCCTGCGCTTCGAGGTTCTGCGAACCGGGCGCCGTCGTCATCAGGTACTGCGCACCCATCGGGTACATGTCCGCCATCGGAAACCCGAGTTCCGCTCGGATGCGGCTCACGACGATCGCCAGGATGAAGTACAGCATGAAGAAGAGCGCCACGACCCACCCGGACATCCCCATCCTGAGCGCGAAGGCGCAGAGGAAGAGCACCCCGCCGACCGCCCCGA
This window harbors:
- a CDS encoding electron transfer flavoprotein subunit alpha — protein: MSIRVIEDKCNGCGLCVKSCPVAAIEVSNKMAIIDIELCNYCSSCVTACRFKAIAIEIDKQPKEDLSQYKDVWVYGEQFKGHIAPVVHELIGAGRQLADDRGSDLCVVVLGNNLEKAAAELAEYPVDKVFLYEAPELADYDGERYSRVLSDLVRQMKPEIMLAGATTQGRSFMSQVAIRLYTGLTADCTGLAIGKDDGLLYQTRPAFGGNVMATILCPYTRPQMATVRHKVFPTSPKRENGARAEVVKLNAKPQLFSSRSEILDFIEEIECAVNIVEADIIVSGGRGIQDPSNFALLNELANELGAAVGASRAAVDAGWIPYCHQVGQTGKTVCPKLYIACGISGAVQHLAGMSSSDTIIAINKDPNAPIFQVASFGFVGDCLEIVPMLTKRIRAMRGQAVNA
- a CDS encoding electron transfer flavoprotein subunit beta/FixA family protein encodes the protein MFKICVCIKQVPATTEVKIDPETNTLVREGVESQVNPFDLYALEEAVRVKERFQEKGDEATVTVISMGPPQAEAALREAIGLGADEAILLSDRAFAGADTWATSYALAMALNKLEPNLVLCGMQAIDGDTGQVGPGIAVHMDYAQATYVSKIEELDAKKITVKRLVEQGYEVCSVKMPVVLTVVKEINEPRTPSLRGKMNAKKAEIPVWTAADIEAPAEKLGLQGSPTQVVKVFSPPHREGGEKWEGEPAELAEKLAGLLKELEIV